The nucleotide sequence GTGAGAAGATTGTTGTTGAAAGATCTCGAAACTGGTGAGGGTGATGAAGAAACCAATCCCCCTCCccctaagaagaagaagcttactGGTTCTGTTCCATCAACACCTAGTATTAAGAAGAATCAAACCAAGCTCATCAAAccgatctcttcttcttcttctaccaaGAACCAAACTAAACTCGCCAAGACTACGTCTTCCAAACTCAACTCCACCAAATCTTCTTCTTACACAACCAAGAACGGATCAGACCTCAAGAAGTCCTCAAACTCTACAAAACCCACTACTTCTTCGATCAAGAAGTCATCAGATCTGTCCAAATCAGCCTCATCCAAGAACAAAACCACCACAAAGCCCCCAAGTTCCAAActatctcctcctcctccagaaaagaagaaaacaccATCCTCCTCAAAACCCacaaccaaaccaaaaccagcagagaaagaaataaaaccaaTCTGGCTAGACAACGAGGAAGACGACGACTTCGTCAACGAGTTCAGAGACCTCCCCACGAGATTCCAAAGAACCCTAATCCCAGACCTAGAAAAAATCTCAACCACATCCAAAAGCTACATCAACAAAGCCAACAAAGAGATCACCAAGAAGTACTTCAAACCCTACTTCGGCAACAAGTACGCACCAATCATCACCTCCGTAGTCTCCTTCGTCTTCATCCTCGTCCCTCTTCTCCTAGTCTCCCTCGTCTTCAACCGCTTCAAAGCCTACTTCTCACTCCAAAAACTCCTCATCTTCATCCAAATCTATCTCTCCATCTACTTCTCAATCCTATGCCTCTCGTCCCTCGTCACTGGCATCGAACCTCTCAAGTTCCTATACGCCACGTCAGGCTCGACCTACGTGTGCTTGCAGATCATGCAAACCCTAGGCTACGTGTTCTACCTCTTGGTTCTTCTCATGTACCTTGTTCTCGTCTTCTCCACGGACTGTGGCTTGGCCCTCAAGGTACTAGGTTTGGCGCAGACGTTCGTGGGGTTTGCTGTGGGGTTGCATTATTACGTGACGGTGTTTCATAGGGTGGTGCTTCGTCAGCCTCCGAAGACGAACTGGAAGGTGCATGGGGTTTATGCCACGTGCTTTCTTCTCATTTGTGTGTTGTCTAGTGCGGAGAGGAGGAAGAAAGAGTACTTGGAAGAAGGCGGCGACGAAGggaagaaaaattaaatttttgcattttgtatttctcttttttttggtacgttgtatttttataatttcggCAAAATTAGCTGAAAGTGCAATAGAAGAACAATTACTAGTGGACGTTGGAGATATTTACTTCATTAGGCAAATCGATAAATGTGGAATTAAATTCCATACTACCATTTCTCCTTTTATCCTTGTAAATaatcaacaaaataatatttttgttttgtaaagtATATACGAACTGATATTTACGCAACAAATATAACTCGTAAAATGTgtctttataaattataacagaattttgtaaaatatattttggacgGCGGAAAAATAAACATTGTTAAACATCAGAAGTCAAAATTAGTTAAGGTGGAGTCCACAGAATCGTGAATCGACGGCTTTGGTGAAAAGGGGGTATAACAGTCATTTAGAAGTTGCCGACAGATCTAGTTGTGATTGAAAACTTGTGTCGGTGGCTATACGATTGAAGTTGACGACGTGTGGTGAGGCAAAGGGCCTTTTTATTTCAAGCCCATTCCCCATATTACGTATCCGTGTTCCTTTTTTCAGTTAAGGTTCAAATTACTTTTAATTAACCCATTAAAGAAAGTTCCTCATGTTGTATATTGTATAGCACATGATGGTTCAAAGCCCATACTTTTTTGCCCATAACATTTTTACATGGGGCTTCATATGAAGTTAAGGTCGTAAAGCACTCCCATCCAAGGTTCAAAACTtgtgtctttttcttttgttatggGTGATGTAATATTGTCAGAAAATATGTGAAAGACATCACACATTGATTTGTGTGCTTCAGACATTCGGTGTACAATTTGCACTTTGCCCACTCCACAAAATTTCATTCATGAACTTTTCTCTTTCTTGTCAAATCTCATAAACAATTTTCATGAAACAAAGGTTTTTGTCTTTAAGTACCAAAACTTACTTAAAATCAAGATTACAAAAACAATAAActtataaaacttaaaactcTAGATTTTACCAATTG is from Brassica napus cultivar Da-Ae unplaced genomic scaffold, Da-Ae ScsIHWf_46;HRSCAF=85, whole genome shotgun sequence and encodes:
- the LOC125604143 gene encoding uncharacterized protein LOC125604143 — its product is MAPLKYLCFRKLLLLLYFILFLFSCSSFFVTFGSSETSVDDDRQQVQSLDPHFRVRRLLLKDLETGEGDEETNPPPPKKKKLTGSVPSTPSIKKNQTKLIKPISSSSSTKNQTKLAKTTSSKLNSTKSSSYTTKNGSDLKKSSNSTKPTTSSIKKSSDLSKSASSKNKTTTKPPSSKLSPPPPEKKKTPSSSKPTTKPKPAEKEIKPIWLDNEEDDDFVNEFRDLPTRFQRTLIPDLEKISTTSKSYINKANKEITKKYFKPYFGNKYAPIITSVVSFVFILVPLLLVSLVFNRFKAYFSLQKLLIFIQIYLSIYFSILCLSSLVTGIEPLKFLYATSGSTYVCLQIMQTLGYVFYLLVLLMYLVLVFSTDCGLALKVLGLAQTFVGFAVGLHYYVTVFHRVVLRQPPKTNWKVHGVYATCFLLICVLSSAERRKKEYLEEGGDEGKKN